A window of the Haloarcula litorea genome harbors these coding sequences:
- a CDS encoding APC family permease, whose translation MSDDDQLGVFGASAIALGGMIGGGVFAVLGVVARITGASAWAAFALASTVSMAAAYSYLQLNKLSDDHGGSVTFIENFVGRPKLAGVVGWTLLVGYIGAMAMYAFAFGSFFEKLFDVTTVPLLGLPVRPFVSVAAIGLFVGLNLLGARSTGRSEIALVALKVAILVVFGGWGVVYGFQVNSLEFGLSPSPGTGLLMATAISFVSFQGWQLLMYDQEQIKDPESTLPIAVYVSLVATVLIDGLVAVVTTSLAPQEVIAQHPETALAVAARPFIPGDWGFVAISIAALFSTGSAINGTLFSSAHFGKGMLSDDLLPDRIGDGDADGVPERTIVVLGVLAAAFTAYGSLQGITSFGSLAFIAVFGAMSYVGWTQRDAEEINGLVPAFGVVGSAAFFPILLYHLFIHQRNTFFTVLLIAAAVLAIELLYFKRESVLEGVQTVEKAV comes from the coding sequence ATGTCAGACGACGACCAACTCGGCGTCTTCGGCGCGAGCGCCATCGCCCTCGGCGGGATGATCGGCGGGGGCGTGTTCGCCGTCCTCGGCGTCGTCGCTCGGATCACGGGCGCGTCCGCCTGGGCGGCGTTCGCACTCGCGTCGACGGTGTCGATGGCGGCCGCGTACTCGTATCTCCAGCTCAACAAGCTCTCTGACGACCACGGCGGGTCGGTGACGTTCATCGAGAACTTCGTCGGCCGGCCGAAGCTCGCCGGCGTCGTCGGCTGGACGCTCCTGGTGGGCTACATCGGCGCGATGGCGATGTACGCCTTCGCGTTCGGGAGCTTCTTCGAGAAACTGTTCGACGTCACCACGGTCCCGCTGCTGGGCCTGCCGGTCCGGCCGTTCGTCTCGGTGGCGGCCATCGGCCTGTTCGTGGGGCTGAACCTGCTGGGAGCGCGTTCGACCGGCCGCTCCGAGATCGCGCTGGTCGCGCTCAAGGTGGCCATCCTCGTCGTCTTCGGCGGCTGGGGCGTGGTCTACGGCTTCCAGGTGAACTCCCTGGAGTTCGGCCTCTCGCCCAGCCCCGGCACCGGACTGCTGATGGCGACGGCGATCTCCTTCGTCTCCTTCCAGGGGTGGCAGCTCCTGATGTACGACCAGGAGCAGATCAAGGACCCCGAGTCGACGCTGCCGATCGCCGTCTACGTCTCGCTGGTCGCGACGGTGCTCATCGACGGCCTCGTCGCCGTCGTCACGACGAGCCTCGCCCCCCAGGAGGTCATCGCCCAGCACCCCGAGACGGCGCTCGCGGTCGCCGCGCGCCCGTTCATCCCCGGCGACTGGGGGTTCGTAGCGATCTCAATCGCCGCGCTGTTCTCGACGGGCAGCGCCATCAACGGGACGCTGTTCAGCAGCGCACACTTCGGGAAGGGGATGCTCAGCGACGACCTCCTGCCCGACCGGATCGGCGACGGCGACGCCGACGGCGTCCCCGAGCGGACCATCGTCGTGCTGGGCGTCCTCGCCGCGGCCTTCACCGCCTACGGGAGCCTCCAGGGGATCACCTCCTTCGGGTCGCTGGCGTTCATCGCCGTCTTCGGCGCGATGAGCTACGTCGGCTGGACCCAGCGCGACGCCGAGGAGATCAACGGCCTCGTCCCGGCGTTCGGCGTCGTCGGGTCGGCCGCGTTCTTCCCCATCCTCCTCTATCACCTGTTCATCCACCAGCGCAACACCTTCTTCACCGTGTTGCTCATCGCCGCCGCCGTGCTCGCGATCGAGCTGCTCTACTTCAAGCGCGAGTCGGTGCTCGAGGGCGTCCAGACCGTCGAGAAGGCGGTCTGA